A region of Homo sapiens chromosome X, GRCh38.p14 Primary Assembly DNA encodes the following proteins:
- the H2BW2 gene encoding histone H2B type F-M isoform X1 encodes MAAASAMAEASSETTSEEGQSIQEPKEANSTKAQKQKRRGCRGSRRRHANRRGDSFGDSFTPYFPRVLKQVHQGLSLSQEAVSVMDSMIHDILDRIATEAGQLAHYTKRVTITSRDIQMAVRLLLPGKMGKLAEAQGTNAALRTSLCAIWQQRK; translated from the exons ATGGCCGCTGCTTCCGCCATGGCTGAGGCTTCCTCTGAGACAACCTCGGAGGAAGGCCAGAGCATCCAGGAGCCCAAAGAGGCCAACTCCACGAAGGCCCAGAAGCAGAAGAGGCGAGGGTGCCGAGGCTCCCGCAGGCGCCACGCCAACCGCCGTGGGGACAGCTTCGGGGACAGCTTCACCCCCTATTTCCCCCGGGTGCTGAAGCAGGTTCACCAGGGCCTCAGCCTTTCCCAGGAGGCCGTGAGTGTCATGGATTCTATGATCCATGACATATTGGACCGCATCGCCACCGAGGCTGGTCAGCTGGCCCATTACACCAAGCGCGTGACCATCACCTCCCGGGACATCCAGATGGCCGTGCGACTGCTGCTGCCGGGGAAGATGGGCAAGCTCGCCGAGGCCCAGGGCACGAATGCCGCCCTCAG AACTTCATTATGTGCGATATGGCAACAGAGAAAGTGA
- the H2BW2 gene encoding histone H2B type F-M, which yields MAEASSETTSEEGQSIQEPKEANSTKAQKQKRRGCRGSRRRHANRRGDSFGDSFTPYFPRVLKQVHQGLSLSQEAVSVMDSMIHDILDRIATEAGQLAHYTKRVTITSRDIQMAVRLLLPGKMGKLAEAQGTNAALRTSLCAIWQQRK from the exons ATGGCTGAGGCTTCCTCTGAGACAACCTCGGAGGAAGGCCAGAGCATCCAGGAGCCCAAAGAGGCCAACTCCACGAAGGCCCAGAAGCAGAAGAGGCGAGGGTGCCGAGGCTCCCGCAGGCGCCACGCCAACCGCCGTGGGGACAGCTTCGGGGACAGCTTCACCCCCTATTTCCCCCGGGTGCTGAAGCAGGTTCACCAGGGCCTCAGCCTTTCCCAGGAGGCCGTGAGTGTCATGGATTCTATGATCCATGACATATTGGACCGCATCGCCACCGAGGCTGGTCAGCTGGCCCATTACACCAAGCGCGTGACCATCACCTCCCGGGACATCCAGATGGCCGTGCGACTGCTGCTGCCGGGGAAGATGGGCAAGCTCGCCGAGGCCCAGGGCACGAATGCCGCCCTCAG AACTTCATTATGTGCGATATGGCAACAGAGAAAGTGA